The DNA window CCACAGCGGTGCTCTCTGCCATGAACCCTTTTCGAACGGGCCAGCTGGTCATGTTCCAAGTCAAATATGACCGAGACTGGCACTTTTTCGAGGTCGTCTTTTACATCATAATAGGAATCTTTGGCGGGCTGTATGGTGCCTTTGTGATTAAGTGGAATCTGCGAGCACAGGCTTTCCGCAAAAAGTACTTGACAAAATATGCCATCTTGGAGGCGACACTTCTTGCGGCGGGgactgccatcatcgcctATCCGAACGCTTTTCTCAAGATCGACATGACGGAGAGCATGGagattctttttcttgaatGCGAAGGAGCCGAAAACTACCACGGGCTTTGCGACAAAGATAAGAGAGCGTGGAATCTCGTGTCACTGATCCTCGCAACGGTACTGAGAGTTTTCTTAGTCATTATTTCGTATGGTTGCAAGGTGCCCGCAGGAATTTTTGTTCCTTCCATGGCCATTGGTGCCTCGTTCGGACGTACCGTTGGCATTATCGTCCAAGCCATTTATGAGGCAAACCCAAccagcgtcttcttttctgcctgCAAGCCAGATGAACCATGCATCACACCTGGCACGTACGCTTTCCTcggagcagcggcagcattgAGCGGCATTATGCATCTCACTCTGActgtcgtcgtcatcatgtTTGAGCTTACTGGAGCACTCACATATATTCTCCCAACAATGATTGTTGTCGGCGTCACCAAGCTCGTCAGCGAGATGTTTGGCAAGGGCGGTATTGCTGATCGCATGATTTGGTTCAACGGGTTTCCATTTATTGATAGCAAGGAAGATCACAATTATGGCGTTCCCGTCTCGCAGGTCATGCGAAGCTCTGTCGTGTCGCTGTCCGTTAATGGACTGACAATTGCTGACGtcgaagagctgctggccgaGGACAAATATCAGGGGTTCCCCATCGTGTTGGATAGCACCTCCAAGACGCTGGTTGGCTACATTGGTAGGACCGAGCTGCGCTACGCCATCGATCGCGCAAGGCGTGAACGGCCTGTTTCTCAAGATGCAAAATGCTTCTTCTCACCGCATCCGGCTCAGGCGCCTGCGATCACTCCCGTCACGCCCGCTTTCCGCGCAGACACTGCGGCCTCATCGCCCCTTGACTTTAGCCGGTATATTGACGCCACACCCGTGACGGCCCACCCTCGCTTGCCTCTGGAGACTGTCATGGAGTTATTCCAAAAGATTGGACCTCGTGTCATTCTGATTGAATATCATGGAAAGCTTTCCGGCCTCGTCACTGTGAAAGATTGTCTAAAGTACCAGTTCAAAGTAGAAGCGGCGGAGAATCCGAAGGACGACCAACACGTCGTAGAAGGACAGGAACATTTATGGAGCGCGCTTCGCAGAGTAGGATTCTGGGTTTCTAATTCGGTGTCGACTGTTTCACGGGGCCATGTAAGGCTCAGTGGGCAATTTGATGATGAACGGGCGCGTGGGAGGAGAGGGAACATCCTGGACGGGGATGAGGAGGGCGTTGATGAGGGCGTTGAGTTGGAAAGAAGATAGACGGAATCATAAATGAGAGCGATTTTTAATTTGTATATACAGCGACGTAAGAATGCTATGCTATCATTATTGAATCAAGCAGCGCTTCATACGACTCAAGTACGTAGCTCGCCCAAGTCAGGGACATCTTCATCCCGATATCTTTCTCCAGcaacaacatctccatctagCTCAAGACTACTACCTGCAGGTACTGGTTCAGAAGAATCGCCGGCCGCAGCATCTTTGGTACCCTCACCCTCGTCCTTTCGGCCAGCGATGACGCTCCCAGCTACAAGCAGTGAGGCGCCGGCCCACCACATGGGGGGAAGAGACTCGGAGAAGATGAGTAGGCCGGTGAAGGCGGTGACGAGGAAGTTGGTGGAGGTGTTCATAATGGAGACTTGAGTAGCAGACTTGCCGCGTTTGAGGGCGGTGGTGAAGAGGGACCACATCTGGTGTTTTGTTAGGTATACATGACTTTCATAGACGTGATGAGGTGTGCGATATTATGAGATGCGAGATATGAATTGAGATGGGTTGTAAACAACTTACAATGCcattgaagacgaggttgagaatgaagaagatctAGATGATGGCAAGTTAGCGTGAGGTGTATTTTGAAGTTGTTGATGATTTAGGGGACTTACAGCGCGGACAACGACTTCGACAATCTTCTCGTGAGCTGCGATTCCAAGGCCATGGGCGATGGCGTTTGATAAGCTTGTGGTGAGTTGCGTGGTGGTCCTGAAGTAGTAATTCAAGTCAGTATATTACTGGATTAAACACTCATTGCTCTGGCAGATGGGTTCATGACGAAATGAACATATACATGCACGTACAGGCATACATCCCAAAACGACAGCCTGAATAACGAAATGGAATCACATACAGCTTTGCAAACACGCCGTTAAACGCCGCACAAGCACCGCTCGCCACCGCGAAGAACATCCAATGCTTCCGCCATGAGAGAGGCTCTTCAACGTCCATCTTGCCGGCAGTGGGAGAAGCGCCCTTGTCGGCGCGGGAGGAGTCGTGATGGTGCTGGGATGCCGGAGAGGTCGGCGGTTTGGTCCGCCGTTTGCGTGCGTCCATGCGAAGGGTTACGTAGATACGAAGTGTTATGTGGGGGCGCGCTTATGTGATTTGAATAAAGAAGATTTTTGTGTGTTCAAAATAGATTTTCTGAGGCGTGTGAGTGAGGATTGGAAAATGGCAATCCTCAAGGACGCATCTATCGCCAGGCCGGTAATGACAGCTGAAGCATTTGGCATTGACTGTTTAAGGCCAGACAGGGACAGTGGAACTTGGATGTTTTAGTGAGCCTGCGTCTGCGTTGTCATAGGCGAGCAGTGGACAAAATAAGCGGGACGGATGCTGTATCAGAGGTGAGTGCGCGGAGCATGTCACAACCATCTCCATTTATTTCaacatacctaggtagtgaCGATTAATCTATACGTGCTTGTCTTTTCAATTTGAATGCATTTTTGTTGTGATGTTGTACATGcctcaagaaaaaaaaaaaaaaagaacctCCCATCTTGTGCCGTTTATTCTGGCCGCTTTTGACTGTCACCGCCACAGTGGCGCGGCTCTGCTGTGACACCACAGAAGATGCCGGCTCTTGTGCTCCTAGGGGCTGCAGGCAAATGCCGAGAGCCAGGGATTCGACACATCACGTTTCCACATTGTCATCTTTGAAGCAAATAATTATCTGTATTGTCTAATTCATATCGCGGTTCGTTAGAAGAGCCAAATTTCCCAGTAGTTGCAAATCGTTATATGTAAAACCAAGCAATTTCCCATTATCCGTGTATCCCAACTATAAAACCTTAAAACGCCATTTCACACATTACTGGCGGTCCTGTCGCCATCCGTGCGTGATTAATTGAGCCCATCTCGCCATCCTCTCTTTGGTGTTTTTATACAATCTGTTCCT is part of the Trichoderma atroviride chromosome 1, complete sequence genome and encodes:
- a CDS encoding uncharacterized protein (TransMembrane:12 (i108-129o174-198i210-236o248-264i276-300o312-332i353-373o385-405i441-462o468-493i514-541o547-567i)); amino-acid sequence: MNSHTAAFGAPSPALSRRPSISSRLSFAVSNAEQGEASAGNAPREGQIEEEIAEIKRYEDFTTIDWVQDAAREQARRQAHRTRTAGVYRLGQPGWRYRLWESYDAAQGWIVVTIIGAAIGLNAAFLNIVTEWLSDIKTGHCTTGFYLNEKFCCWGEDNGCEAWHRWTGFGPLNYFIYFIFATTFAWVSATLVKSYAPYAAGSGISEIKCIIAGFVMKGFLGFWTLLIKSICLPLAIASGLSVGKEGPSVHYAVCTGNVISRLFNKYRSNASKTREILSACAAAGVAVAFGSPIGGVLFSLEEMSSYFPLKTMWRSYFCALVATAVLSAMNPFRTGQLVMFQVKYDRDWHFFEVVFYIIIGIFGGLYGAFVIKWNLRAQAFRKKYLTKYAILEATLLAAGTAIIAYPNAFLKIDMTESMEILFLECEGAENYHGLCDKDKRAWNLVSLILATVLRVFLVIISYGCKVPAGIFVPSMAIGASFGRTVGIIVQAIYEANPTSVFFSACKPDEPCITPGTYAFLGAAAALSGIMHLTLTVVVIMFELTGALTYILPTMIVVGVTKLVSEMFGKGGIADRMIWFNGFPFIDSKEDHNYGVPVSQVMRSSVVSLSVNGLTIADVEELLAEDKYQGFPIVLDSTSKTLVGYIGRTELRYAIDRARRERPVSQDAKCFFSPHPAQAPAITPVTPAFRADTAASSPLDFSRYIDATPVTAHPRLPLETVMELFQKIGPRVILIEYHGKLSGLVTVKDCLKYQFKVEAAENPKDDQHVVEGQEHLWSALRRVGFWVSNSVSTVSRGHVRLSGQFDDERARGRRGNILDGDEEGVDEGVELERR
- a CDS encoding uncharacterized protein (EggNog:ENOG41~TransMembrane:4 (i48-68o100-120i132-150o156-173i)); amino-acid sequence: MDARKRRTKPPTSPASQHHHDSSRADKGASPTAGKMDVEEPLSWRKHWMFFAVASGACAAFNGVFAKLTTTQLTTSLSNAIAHGLGIAAHEKIVEVVVRAIFFILNLVFNGIMWSLFTTALKRGKSATQVSIMNTSTNFLVTAFTGLLIFSESLPPMWWAGASLLVAGSVIAGRKDEGEGTKDAAAGDSSEPVPAGSSLELDGDVVAGERYRDEDVPDLGELRT